Genomic segment of Panicum virgatum strain AP13 chromosome 9N, P.virgatum_v5, whole genome shotgun sequence:
ACGCGGCCATGTTGCCGCTTCTGCCCTCTTGCTATTGAAACCATGCACATTATTAATGAAAAATATTAACTGATGCAGATTTAGTTGTAAAAGTGGAAGACATAAAAATACCATAACCCTGATCAACTTGTACAGAAATGGATTCATGCATCTAAAAAAAGCGCGGTGGGGGGTGTAAAAACAGAAGAGGCAATTATGTTATTTGTTCTTGGGCAATTATAAATGAATGTTGACGCAATTTTAGCAAACAACTGGCAAATTCGATCGCTGTATGAAAAATGGATGTGCTACTTAATACGAGGCTTGCTTGTTATTCTACGTGACTACAACAAAAAATACATAAGCTAGCACACACAGGCCATGATTCACTTTGTTTGGAGTTAACATGCAGTCATTATTCTTGCAAAAAACAAAATAGAAGATAACTCTGATGTACTTGCAAATAAAATGTTTGGTATGCTTGTGTGGAACCCCAGaaataagaaaaaagaaattacattgTTTGAGCTTATGCAATTATAAATCAATTTCCATGCAAATATACCTGAAAACTGACCACTTGATTGTTGCATACAGAAAATGAATTTGTTGCTTACCACAACGGCTTACTTGTTATTCTACGAGACTAAAACCTACAAATCACACGCTTGCATAGACAGACTGTGATCCACTTTTGTTGAAGCTACGTATAAACATACTAGAATGTAGTGTGCATGTGGGGTATTGCTTCTATTTCCACGTGTCCAGTGTGTGAAAACCCCCTTGTGGCGGGGATACAGTCAAGTTTGGGAATCACCAAAATTCGGAAAAAATGCTGCCCATTCCCCCCAAATCCTACGCTTCCAGACCACTAACCCACGAATTATTGtgggtgtgagagaaaaaaataGCAGCACCCCTAATTCTCTGCTTTGAGCCACACATCCCCCAAATCCTAAACAAATTCTAGGTGCTGCTGTTGGCAATGCTGAAAAATCGCCCCCTTTGATTATGAACCTGCACTTCCGCTACATCAAAACCTAGAATATATCTGCACAAATCAAAATCATTGGGGGGGTGCGAGCTAAAACAATCATCACTCCAAACACAATACAGAGCCTGAACCAAAAAAATGCAGGGGCTCCGTGGGCAGAGGATTGGGGAATGGAGGGAGGGGGGGACTCACTTAGCCTGCTGTCTGTGATTTCCACTCGCCCCACGCACGTATGCTCCCGCACAGGTGGATGCCTCTGGTTGCTCGTGCTGAAATCCATAAAAACCATAGCACATCAGACACCCGCGGCGGATATGGGGCATCGATTAGGATAAACAGGGGGAGCCGCGGGGCTTCAATGCATGCGCACGGGGGGAGGAACAAGAGGGGGAATGCTCACCTTGACCTGATCCAGCGATTCCACGCACGAGCGACCCCCCCTCTCACTGGTCGGCGCAAAAATGAGACCAAAAAACCCCATCAGAGAAGCATCAGAAGAGGGGCGGATGCGCGCGCGTGTTGGGGATGAATCGCTCACCTCGCCGAGGGGTGCTGCGCCGCGGGTTCAGCTGGGCGCCATGGCGACGGGATGCGAGGGATTGGGAGGAGAAATCACCGGGCGATGCAAGCGGGAGGATGGGGAGTAGAGAGAGGGGGGTTGAAGGAAATGAACAGGCGCGCGTCCCGATGTTTTGAATAAATTTCTCCACGCCCTCCTCCCTTCTAGAACGTGGGACCATCCCGGTCTGATGCCGCTCGTGCGCGCGGGGCCCTCTGTGTCGTTGGATTGAACGTGGACGCTGGATGAAAGCGGCCGTGCGGTCGGACAATCGTACGGCCGGCTGTATTGAAGTCATTACCCAACAATATACACGTCCATCAGTAAATTTTTCGTGTTTATTTTTTAGGAAAGTTGATTTTTTAGCAAAGGATAATAGAAAGAAAAGCGGTCCCTGCGCCCTGCAGTGCCTGGCACGTTCCGTAGGCAATTCAGTGCGCTCGCAAGTTGTGGATGATACTGTAAGTCTGTGACAGCACTGTGTTCGCTTggttgtggctggtggctggtgctgatttgttatgagagaacagtactgctaattggctggtagctggtggctggtgctaatttagtatgagagaacagtactgctgtctagttggctgacaagccaaacgaACAGAGCGAATatcacaccagctccagccctgCTTGAGAAATGGAGGATTATTGTATTGAGCAGCCAATCGTCGATACTTAATAATCCAGTTCAGCGCTCTTCTTCCGGGGAAAGTATCTGCACGACTGCATCTCTCCTCGCGGCGATGGAGTAGTTCCCGATTCGCCATGtggaccgggagtccgggagcAGCCAGCGAGAGAGTGCGATTCAGGTTTCCCGTCTGTACAGTGCAGCTGGGATGCCAAGCCAAACGCCAGTGATTGATTTGGTCCGCGCCTAGCAGcctagctccagcctccagtccagccggcggcgatggcgacctCGACCTGGAAGATGAGACGGGAACGCCATTGATCAGGGCATCAGGCCCCACCACGCCGGCCCTGAAACTAATCTCATCGTTAGCAGCCGCCATGCGCGCCATCCCCGTAGCAGCGGCCCGGCCGCCGACGAAACAGCAAAGTCCCCAACACGCCGGCCTTCGCGCGCGTGAAATGTGATGCCGACCTCTCCGATCCTGAGCCCGGCCGGCACGCGGAACGAAGTGAGATCCAGTCATCCAGCCATGCGGTGTTGCGATCTCGCGCACGGCCATACCTAGAAGGCCGTTGGCCGCGTCTCCTCCTGCGCTGCCCTACGCTACAAATCACCCTCGTCCTCATCCCGAACTCACAGTCGCATGAGATCAGAGACATACGAAACACGTTGGCGCCCGCGGCAGCCGAGGCGGCGCGCGACTGCCTGAGCGCCGTGGGCACgcacgctgcggcggccggtggaggaggccatggcgcggctCCGGGGGAGGGCATGAGCAGGCCGCGGGCGGCAGGGGCGACGTGAGGTTCCAGCTAGCTGGACATGCATCGTGCTGCGTACGTGGGCGACCGCGGCGCTGACAAACGACGACACGTGCATGGAGGGGTGAATGTTTCCCACTGGCGCCGGCCCGGGTATCTTTTCTGCCGTCCGATTGTCTTTCGAGATTTGTGTCTTTATCCGGAACTGTGCCTGGACGCCAATTCATGCCTCGCGTCTGAGGCGGACAATCCCTTCCCGCCGGGCCCAATTGTCAGATCCATCCTCTCCCCCCAGACTCGGGACTCTTCCCCCAAATCAGAGTCCTCGACGCGCTCGCTGTCGCCTGCCCATCGCTCATCGTCCGTCACCGCCGCGGGAGGCTGCCGTCCCGTcgtccatcgccgccgctgGAGGCAGTCCCgtcgcccgccgcggccgccgtcgcccgtcgcAGCGGCCGCCGCACCCTCGCTCAGTTGGAACCCAACGCGTGGAGGGAGGTGGTCACCGGGAGGTAGCGCACGGAGCAGGGGACGGCCAAGCTGGGGCCGCCATGGTGCGAGCGGGGAGGTTGGCCTCCGCAAGCTGATatgccgtcgccggcgcggcggcgcagcgcctcctccctctactGTCGAGGTCGCCATCCGCCGGGTTGGAGCCCGCCCTGGCCTGCTGCAGTGGCGACGATTGGAGGTCCAGAGCAGATTTGAACCAAGCTGCTTGTTCTCCATTGGTTTTGCAGCTGCTCCAACTCTATTACTCCAGCCTCACCAATCACCAGAATCATTCCCAGCACTACCATTTTGTTCCCAACTTGAGGTCATCATTGTTTGGCAGTGTGAGAGTTGGGTATGGTAGTGTTTGGCAGTGTGAGAGTTGGGTAAATTGTGTAATTTTGATTTTGCCAGGAAGGAAATGTCTCATGTATGACTCTCTGTAAATTGATTTTGTTGTATGACTCATGTATGTTGTAATGAAATTGACTTCTATCTTGAATGAATGACATGGGCAGGAAAGTTCAGGTCTCACCTTCATCAAATTGCTTGACTCTTTCAACAATGTACTGGTGTCAACAACTATGCTAGGCTCTTTGAACTAGTACTACCTTACCTTTAGCAGCAGCTGGGCACCAGCTGGGCAACCAGTTCAGACCAGGTTACTTACTAAAACCAATCACACTTACATGCTCACTTAGGGTAGATTATGGAACCAACTCACCTCAAATTAATTAATCAAATACAAAAGTATTTGATTATATTTTGTAGGAAGAAAATTTTGTAAGTTCAACAAccatgtcatttatatttcaatCAGTTACGACATAACCATAATAAATTGTCTGAACAATTAGTTCAGGACTGACAGAAACATATAATAACTTGCCATCCAGAATCAATTACAAGAATAAAAAATTAAGTGATCCAACAAAGAAAATGTCTCAGTCATTACAAATGTAACATTTCCAAGAACCCAAAAAACATCTACGCTCAGGACTGCCATCTAGCATCATCAGAAAATCAGAACTCCCTTCATTTGTAATAAACATTGTGATGTTCCCAGAAGCATTCCCTTCCTGTTCAATTTGTGAGGAAATAGGCACTGATCCATCCTTGTTGCCAGCCAAGGTAACACACGGCTCTGGCTCaatctgcccccccccccaccccccccccccctcccttgcTGGAATTTGAACTGAATTTGTGCCACCATCTTCAGTGCTTAAGAATGTTGAAGTAATCACCACATCGTAAGAACAGAAAACAGGTGGTCAGTAATCCTAAGATAGGGAACCATATATATACAAAACTGGTTATGCTGAAGCCAAACAGGTAGAATATTTAGGGATCATGATGCTCAAAACTTAAGGCATCCAGATATAGATACTGGACAATACATATTGGTAAATTATATATTGTATACGATACAAGTATATACCCTGACCAGTATTTTTGCAAACTGGCTTTCTACAGACAAACAACACAagccttgatttttttttctggtaCTAATTTTACTTGGTTGCCACTGGAAGTTGTGCATTCACTAAGTATGGACAAAAAAAAGCAAATAACATGAGCAAATAGCAGGTGCATCTTTTGGGATCCTTTTACTGAAAAAGATAGGAAACGATATATAGATAATACTTGTTATCCTGAATCCAGCAAGCGCGTTAAAATTCGGGGTTGAAgttttttataaattaattcacaagGATGTCTGAACTGGACTATATGtatttgcaaatttcatatgtttGCACCATTGCACGTGTAAAAGTATGTACCCTGCCCAGTGAAATTATAGGCTGTATTTCAGCACCCAAACAACACAGAGCTATTCAATTGTCGCCATAGTTATTTTGTATTTGAAGCCACAAGAATTTGACCATTCTACAAAATAAGGACAGAGCAAAGCAGATAGAAGGACCATACCCCTTAGGCCATGGAGGAGCTACAACTTGATCACAAAACGTGGTGATGTTCGGAGACGGATTCCCTTCCGGCTGATTTTGGGATGTAATGGGTCCTGAACCATGCTGTTTGCCAGATAAGATGACAGACGGATGTGATTCAACCTGGCCACCATCTCTTGGTTTAATTGGCAATGAATTTGTGGCTCCATCTCCGGTCCTTGAAATTGTGAAGTTAATTCAGACATGTTTCCAACAAAATATAGtaggtaatttacacaaaggtAGTAAACAATGCATGTACAAATCTAGTTATGTGTGACAACAGCCATATGTATAGCACATATTGATCATGTTACTGATAACTGCAGGCTTACTGATATGCATTCAGTACATTTATATGAGCTAAAGAAAAACAAATAGAAGTGCTATTCTGTAAGTATGTCCTAAAGAAAAGGCAACAACATTAACATACCCAATAGCCAATTGCTGTGCTACATCTTCTGAACCAAAGTTTGTGATGTTGCCTGAATGATTACTGTCATGGTCATTTAGTAAGGGCATTTGCTCTGATCCATCTTGTTTGCTAGGCAAGTTGTCAGAAGGATCTGGTTCAACATGTTCAGAGTCTGTTGCTGCGATTTGGACTGAATTAGGCACCACCAGCCGGTGGCTAAAGAATGTTCAGGTAATGAACACATTTCAAGAACAAGATAACATATTGTCAGAAACAAAATGCATGGACGAGAGTAATGTATAAAAATGCAATGTCCCGAGAAGTCAAACTGCGAATGCCTTACCCAAAAGAAGAAGATACACCTTTTTCATGTATTTCATTGACAGTTGGCAAAATTTGTGAAAATTGATGGTCCACTACATCATCCCATGTTTGCTTATGTTGAACATGGCCAGAATCGGTTGTACCACTCAAATTACTAGTATGCCAGTTCAACACTCCATTGGTGGCCCTCATTACCAATTCCTGGAATGTCAGACCTCCACCTGATTTCCTCGGGGAAAAATCCACAAaggaaaaatgcaaaccaaatgTCAAAACAACCGGGTCGACGAAGAACAAATTAACATAAATCTTTTTCATTCCAAAACCAAGCAGTATGAAACACAAACCATTTTGACTACACATCTGCTGGTTGAAGTGCGACTGAAGCACGAATGGGTAGCTGTTCAGAACGGCCGCCTCTTCCACCGAAACCACAGCGCTAAGGGGAGTTTTGTAAGCCGATAAATAACCAAAGATGAAGCAGATTTGGTACTTAAAAGAAATGGATGTAAGGTACCAACATGAGATTACCTGGACCGTTGCCACAAATGCTTTCTTCCTAGCTACCATCCGCCATTGTTGTTCCGAACCAAGTTCCGGGGAAAACGGATCTAGGAGAGTGAGAGAGTCTCCATTGCTGAGCTCGTGAAGCAAAAAGCGGCCTGAGACGCGAAGGGAATCCAATGCAGTTTGTGGGTCCCAAAAAACTTGCCCCCCTATTCACGGGGCAGGGCTAAGGCGTGCGGCCTGGAAATGGTGGGATCAGCACCGGCGGAGGATCAGGTGCGCGAATTTTGAAGCTTCATCCACGGTCAGAAAGTTGCCGGCCCGAGCCGGCAGTGGTGGAAAAACCACACTCGTGCATGGAGGGATTCGACTGTTCGAGGGGGAGGCCGCGCGCGGGTGGTGGGGGCGGCGCCAGGGGAGGTCGACCTCAACCGACCCAACAGGCAACGAACGACAAGGTGTATGATTGACGAGTCAGCACCAGTCATACACGCTCTGCGTTCAACAGGAGGGCAAGTTGCGGGAACAGCTATCTCCTCGGCCCTCGCCTGTAATTGTGATGGTGATCTTAAGGCCTAATGGGAAACGCGATGGGCGATCAGATATCACACCAATGGGCGCAAATATCTTTACCACTATCTGAAAAACGTCTGCTTGGAAATCTGAACGATTGTGCCGTGTGCCTCCATGTCGGCTGGGGGAGCGGTTTGCAATTCAGTTTCGCCGTGGTGGCGCAACGGACGAAACAGCCGGTCCCGCCGCCGCACTGATTCGTCCGACTCGAGCCTAACTGACAGCgatggggcggccggcggccatcaATGGGGATCGCAGACGGAAACGCCCAGGCAGCGTCGTCGATTCGGTCCCCCACGCCCTGAAAAGGAACCTTTGGCCGCCTCGCGACGGCCCCGCCAGCTTTGGCGCGTCGCCGGTGCGCCGCCGTCACGGGATCTGAACAAATCTGATCGACCTCGTG
This window contains:
- the LOC120688828 gene encoding uncharacterized protein LOC120688828, whose amino-acid sequence is MCSQNGLCFILLGFGMKKIYVNLFFVDPVVLTFGLHFSFVDFSPRKSGGGLTFQELVMRATNGVLNWHTSNLSGTTDSGHVQHKQTWDDVVDHQFSQILPTVNEIHEKGVSSSFGHRLVVPNSVQIAATDSEHVEPDPSDNLPSKQDGSEQMPLLNDHDSNHSGNITNFGSEDVAQQLAIGTGDGATNSLPIKPRDGGQVESHPSVILSGKQHGSGPITSQNQPEGNPSPNITTFCDQVVAPPWPKGITDHLFSVLTMW